The Nostoc sp. PCC 7524 nucleotide sequence TTCCCGTGAACTACCTACACTAACCTTCTCTTACGCAAATAATCTCATAATCAAGCGCAAGCAAGCAGCCGTGCGGGTGTCTCCCCAAATCTGGGACGCAATTGAGGCGCGGATGTTGTTGGTTGAGGATATTTAGTCAACAATAGGAGATAAAAACACGACGGTTCAAGCTCAGAACTCAAAATTCCGTGTTCGGAAGTCAAATCATCGTGTTCAGAACTCGAAACTTCGTGCTTAGAACTAGAACCGTCAAGCTGAGAACTCGAAATTCCGTGTTCGGAAGTCAAATCATCGTGTTCGGAACTCGAAACTTCGTGCTTAGAACTAGAGCCGTCAAGCTGAGAACCCGAAATTCCGTGTTCAGAACTCATCCCAATTTAAGTTTTTAGACTGGTTATCTCAGCAATTAGGTGAAGAGCAATTTTACAAATAGACCAAGCTCCTGCTCATATCAACTGCGAACCCGAAGGGTCAAGATGCTTGGCGAGGGGTTAAGCAATAGCTCCCTTTTGACCCAAGAATCCCCCGTTTTATAAACGGGGGAGTGTCAAGAACTCGCATACAACAACTATTCGAGCAATTAACATTTGAGCAGGTAACTCTATATCTCTGTATATTCAGTAATATACTCTACTATGCTACTGTAGCCAAAGACATCTGCCTTACAAGCTGATTATGCAAGAATTGTAGCAAAGGCTTAATATGCACATCTTCCAACCATTCACTAGCTATATCCTCAATAACATGATGTTCACAAATCAAATTTGCACCACAAAAACGGCGAATTATGGGATGCAGGCTAGGACTTTGTTCTGCATTTTCGACATCATCTTTATGGACACGCTCAAGTGCAAATGGATCAGGACTAGCATTTATGATATCCAACCCAAATTCTAAAGTAATTGTATAGTAGTGTGCGTACTGACCTAAATTGCTTTCATGCACATAATCTACTGGTATATCTTCATAGTAATGGGCTATTGTACCTTCTTCAGCAATCACAACTAGATCACATAAAAAGCCAGTTTGTTGCCACAATCCTGAACTGATATTTACCCTGTTAATAATAGCCTTGGTTAAACTTTCGGGGTTAGCATCAATTAGCTGATTAGGTAGCTCTTGATGATGATATTTGTACTCTAATATTTGGTGTAATGCTCTAATATTGTAACGAAAACCATGAATAAATCCAGATTGCTTTTTCTGATAATCTCTCATGTGCATCAGCACACCAGCAAAATACAAATCTTTGATATTGGTTGATTCCCATGTACTTGTCTGAGCAGGAAAGCGTCTATTAATGGCTAGCTGAGGTTTACATGATTCATCAAAGATAGAATCATTAAATTTAAAGCCTGTACATACAATTACACGATCATAAACAAGGTCTTCATCTTCATTTACATTTGTGTAAGAAACAGAAACTATAAATTTACCATTTAGATGCTCTATCTTATTGATAGTAGCATCTAAAATAA carries:
- a CDS encoding NAD(P)-binding domain-containing protein — protein: MLEILHSPQIMASINLVAQLEYLIIGAGPAGLQLGYYLEKANHNYMILEAGDSPGTFFKKFPRHQKLISINKVYTGYSDPEINLRWDWNSLLNDSQEMQFKNYSKEYFPHTDALVNYLGDFAEHFHLNIKYGSRVVKISKGDKFFVVDSNDNVYCAERLIIATGISQPYIPSIPGIELAENYADVSINPEDFINQKVLIIGKGNSGFETADNLMGTAALIHIASPHSVKMAWKTKYVGNLRAVNNNLLDTYQLKSQNLILDATINKIEHLNGKFIVSVSYTNVNEDEDLVYDRVIVCTGFKFNDSIFDESCKPQLAINRRFPAQTSTWESTNIKDLYFAGVLMHMRDYQKKQSGFIHGFRYNIRALHQILEYKYHHQELPNQLIDANPESLTKAIINRVNISSGLWQQTGFLCDLVVIAEEGTIAHYYEDIPVDYVHESNLGQYAHYYTITLEFGLDIINASPDPFALERVHKDDVENAEQSPSLHPIIRRFCGANLICEHHVIEDIASEWLEDVHIKPLLQFLHNQLVRQMSLATVA